A single region of the Marinobacter salinisoli genome encodes:
- the rfaH gene encoding transcription/translation regulatory transformer protein RfaH: MTWYAIQHKPTQGDRALQHLQNQDIRCFYPKIEVEKVKAGKRIRKLEPLFPGYLFVNLEKTDPVWAKLRSTRGVIRVVGFANRPAPIEDEVIQYIKGGLDRVAEAGGIKEGEPVELDDGPFKGINAIFQAYDGEERAIVLISFMQKQQLVKVPVASIRR; this comes from the coding sequence ATGACCTGGTACGCCATCCAACACAAGCCCACACAAGGTGATCGGGCTCTGCAACATCTCCAGAACCAGGATATCCGCTGTTTCTACCCAAAGATTGAGGTCGAAAAAGTCAAGGCGGGCAAGCGCATCAGAAAGCTTGAACCTCTGTTTCCCGGCTATCTCTTTGTCAATCTGGAGAAGACCGACCCCGTATGGGCCAAGTTGCGTTCAACGCGCGGCGTCATTCGCGTCGTAGGCTTCGCCAACAGGCCAGCCCCGATTGAGGACGAGGTTATCCAGTATATTAAAGGTGGTTTGGATAGGGTCGCTGAGGCCGGGGGTATAAAAGAAGGCGAGCCTGTAGAGCTGGACGATGGGCCGTTCAAAGGCATAAATGCCATCTTCCAGGCCTATGATGGTGAGGAGAGGGCGATTGTACTTATCAGCTTTATGCAGAAGCAGCAGTTAGTTAAGGTGCCCGTGGCTTCAATCCGACGATAG
- the cysQ gene encoding 3'(2'),5'-bisphosphate nucleotidase CysQ, which produces MQLSEILTDVIRIADEASERVLHIYESDFKVSYKDDDSPITAADVASHEVIVSGLRAISYDIPILSEEGRDIPWEERQHWRRFWLVDPIDGTKEFTQRSGEFTVNIALIEDGEPTLGVVTAPALKEAFWGVRGEGAWKRDRAGKVRRISVAEPRGSKRVVASKNHLNDETRDFIDKIGDHELVQAGSSLKFCRMAEGRADIYPRLGPTSEWDTAAGHAVLASAGGRVQTLQGEALRYGKEDVLNPSFVAAASWCL; this is translated from the coding sequence ATGCAATTGAGTGAGATACTTACCGATGTGATCAGAATCGCCGACGAAGCCAGCGAGCGCGTGCTTCATATTTACGAGTCTGATTTCAAGGTCAGTTATAAGGATGATGACTCGCCCATCACCGCTGCCGATGTCGCGAGTCATGAGGTAATCGTTAGTGGTTTGCGTGCGATCAGCTACGACATCCCGATTCTTTCGGAAGAGGGGCGAGATATCCCGTGGGAAGAGCGCCAGCACTGGCGCCGATTCTGGTTGGTTGATCCCATCGACGGCACCAAGGAGTTTACACAGCGCAGCGGCGAGTTCACCGTCAATATCGCTTTGATTGAGGATGGTGAGCCCACGCTGGGCGTTGTCACTGCTCCTGCTCTAAAAGAGGCGTTTTGGGGTGTGAGGGGCGAGGGCGCCTGGAAGCGTGATCGTGCTGGTAAAGTTCGCCGAATTTCTGTCGCAGAGCCGAGGGGGTCTAAACGCGTGGTCGCCAGCAAGAATCACTTAAATGATGAGACCCGAGACTTCATTGACAAGATCGGCGATCACGAGCTCGTTCAGGCCGGCAGTTCGCTCAAGTTTTGCCGAATGGCGGAAGGGCGTGCCGATATCTATCCCCGCCTCGGGCCAACCAGTGAGTGGGATACGGCAGCGGGGCATGCCGTTCTGGCATCCGCCGGCGGGCGGGTTCAGACGCTGCAGGGTGAGGCGCTGCGGTATGGTAAAGAGGATGTCCTTAATCCTTCGTTTGTCGCGGCTGCAAGTTGGTGTCTTTAG
- a CDS encoding MBL fold metallo-hydrolase: MKLQFLGATGTVTGSRYLLSDDKHRLLVDCGMYQGVKTLRRRNWAKFPVEPHTINAVVLTHAHIDHSGYLPALVKNGFRGKVYCTKGTHELCKILLPDAGYLQEEDAKYAFRKKFSKHEKPEPLFTEKDAREALKYFESLHFHETFEPVKGMEVTFTPAGHILGSSCVHVHNRETDRTIVFSGDVGRQDDIIMRPPEPITKADILVCESTYGDRRHGEVDPETELSDIITRTAGRGGIVLIPAFAVGRAQMLLYVVHKLMTDGRIPNLPVFLNSPMAIHATEIFCKHHKEHKLTPQDCQLIDQKTKFVRTVEESIELNTVRYPCVIISASGMASGGRVLHHLKTLLPNERNSIVFAGFQAPGTRGDALVNGAESVKIHGEYWPVRADVFNLDSLSAHGDYEEILDWLGQGTLKPEKVYVTHGEMVASDVMRKRICERFGWKSEVPELLQANEL, translated from the coding sequence ATGAAACTTCAGTTCCTCGGTGCCACAGGGACAGTTACCGGCTCTCGTTATCTGCTTTCAGATGACAAACACCGCCTGCTGGTTGATTGCGGAATGTACCAGGGCGTAAAGACTCTGCGCCGCCGAAACTGGGCAAAGTTTCCAGTTGAGCCTCACACCATCAATGCCGTCGTGCTTACCCATGCGCATATCGATCATTCAGGCTATTTGCCTGCGCTGGTAAAAAACGGTTTCCGGGGGAAAGTTTACTGCACCAAAGGCACACACGAACTCTGTAAGATTTTGCTGCCCGATGCGGGATACCTGCAGGAAGAAGATGCCAAATATGCCTTCCGCAAAAAGTTCTCGAAGCACGAAAAGCCGGAACCCCTGTTTACGGAAAAAGACGCCAGGGAAGCCCTGAAATACTTTGAGTCTCTGCACTTTCACGAGACCTTCGAGCCAGTTAAGGGCATGGAAGTCACTTTCACCCCCGCTGGCCATATTCTCGGGTCGTCTTGTGTTCATGTGCATAACAGAGAAACCGACCGAACGATCGTCTTCAGCGGCGATGTCGGCCGACAGGACGACATCATCATGCGCCCTCCTGAGCCCATTACCAAAGCGGACATTCTGGTTTGTGAATCCACCTACGGGGACAGAAGGCACGGCGAAGTTGACCCAGAGACTGAACTGTCCGACATCATCACCCGGACCGCGGGCCGGGGCGGCATTGTCCTGATACCGGCCTTCGCCGTTGGGCGTGCCCAGATGCTGCTTTACGTGGTGCACAAACTGATGACTGACGGACGCATTCCCAATCTGCCCGTTTTTTTGAACAGCCCCATGGCCATCCACGCCACTGAGATCTTTTGTAAGCACCACAAGGAACACAAGCTTACCCCGCAGGACTGCCAACTGATTGATCAGAAAACTAAATTCGTGCGAACCGTGGAAGAGTCCATCGAACTCAACACGGTCCGATACCCCTGCGTGATCATTTCAGCCAGCGGCATGGCCAGCGGCGGCCGAGTTCTTCATCACCTGAAAACCCTGCTGCCCAATGAAAGGAACAGCATCGTGTTTGCCGGATTTCAGGCCCCGGGTACCCGGGGTGACGCGTTGGTGAACGGGGCGGAGTCCGTAAAGATTCACGGCGAGTACTGGCCAGTGCGGGCGGATGTATTCAACCTGGATTCGCTGTCGGCCCATGGAGATTACGAGGAAATTCTGGATTGGCTGGGACAGGGAACGCTGAAACCGGAGAAGGTGTATGTCACTCACGGGGAGATGGTGGCGAGTGATGTGATGCGGAAGCGGATTTGTGAGCGGTTCGGGTGGAAGAGCGAGGTTCCGGAACTGCTTCAAGCCAACGAACTGTAG
- a CDS encoding O-antigen ligase family protein produces the protein MLNGPVQSLRGSVLFLFVIFLFVSILFADLLPLPLNGYEFQRFLLVIILALTVPVSVFFFLRLHGWAFFLREWEWIGVAVGFLVLALPSQGSSYVWVEPGMYAAFFFGIFFLGMLPIKTEEKLNGAALVAYASILVSTFYGATSLLIYVFAISGGVSDLADYIPWGFANIRYWSHLATWLLPLFPLAVLVGPWRSKRRWQFFVLVGAALWWWIVFLSMARGTLLGLAFGLIVVMFMMGRSAIPWLKVVFRHCTCGFFAWLLLCVLVPNVLLEDSSIRSINTTASGRLVLFGEAWTMSLQNFPWGMGSQAWLTHEIYTDGYRQAPKFAHPHSMYLMWAAEYGWLLVVAVVLLVVRCIRSAWRRCSELGAYRSPVLNASVAGFLASVSAAMIHAGASAVFLAPGSMLTGFVVLSIFWGLISEPKSSPSAERRIGSSVVIAVGVVACLSIAWFVEVGRYYQAMKADIPYYEDNVREGLMPRFWLHGNFPRKESEMP, from the coding sequence ATGCTTAATGGGCCTGTGCAGAGCTTGAGGGGTTCTGTTCTTTTCTTATTTGTAATCTTCCTTTTTGTCAGCATTTTATTTGCTGATCTTTTGCCCTTGCCGCTGAATGGGTATGAGTTTCAGCGCTTCCTGCTGGTTATTATTCTGGCGTTGACTGTACCTGTATCTGTATTTTTTTTCCTTCGACTACATGGGTGGGCCTTTTTTCTGAGGGAGTGGGAATGGATCGGCGTGGCGGTCGGCTTCCTCGTGTTGGCTCTTCCGTCTCAGGGATCTTCCTATGTTTGGGTTGAACCTGGGATGTATGCAGCTTTTTTCTTCGGAATTTTTTTTCTGGGAATGTTGCCAATTAAGACGGAAGAAAAGCTAAATGGTGCCGCTCTTGTGGCGTACGCTTCAATATTGGTTTCGACGTTCTATGGCGCTACTTCCCTTCTGATTTATGTCTTTGCGATTTCTGGCGGTGTAAGTGATTTAGCAGATTATATCCCTTGGGGCTTTGCAAATATTCGATACTGGAGTCACTTAGCGACATGGCTGTTGCCACTTTTTCCATTGGCGGTGCTTGTGGGGCCTTGGCGGTCTAAACGGCGCTGGCAATTTTTTGTTTTGGTTGGTGCGGCGCTTTGGTGGTGGATAGTCTTTCTTTCTATGGCTCGGGGGACTCTGTTAGGGCTCGCATTTGGCCTTATCGTTGTGATGTTTATGATGGGCAGGTCAGCGATACCTTGGCTTAAAGTTGTTTTTCGGCACTGTACCTGTGGTTTTTTTGCGTGGCTTTTGCTTTGTGTGCTTGTACCGAATGTTTTGCTTGAAGATTCAAGTATTCGGTCAATAAATACCACAGCTTCAGGGAGGCTAGTCTTATTTGGAGAGGCTTGGACAATGAGCCTTCAGAACTTTCCTTGGGGAATGGGTTCCCAAGCTTGGCTAACCCATGAAATTTACACGGATGGCTATCGTCAAGCTCCGAAGTTTGCCCATCCCCACAGTATGTATCTGATGTGGGCCGCTGAATATGGTTGGCTTTTGGTAGTCGCCGTTGTTCTCTTGGTTGTCCGGTGTATTCGGTCGGCGTGGAGACGTTGCTCTGAGTTGGGCGCCTATCGATCCCCGGTTTTGAATGCTTCCGTTGCAGGTTTTTTGGCGTCTGTGTCTGCAGCAATGATCCATGCGGGGGCGTCTGCGGTCTTTCTGGCTCCTGGGTCAATGTTGACTGGTTTCGTGGTGTTGAGCATTTTCTGGGGGCTAATTTCAGAGCCTAAATCGTCACCTTCTGCAGAAAGGCGTATTGGTTCCTCAGTTGTGATTGCAGTAGGGGTTGTAGCTTGTTTGTCTATCGCTTGGTTTGTCGAGGTCGGGAGATACTACCAAGCAATGAAGGCAGATATCCCGTATTACGAGGACAATGTGCGTGAGGGTTTAATGCCTCGCTTCTGGCTTCACGGTAATTTTCCGCGTAAGGAGTCTGAGATGCCCTAA
- a CDS encoding PglL family O-oligosaccharyltransferase, translated as MSNQRVRFYLTCIGVIAFLASWIWPVRSQIWSSFYQEVLAFFGLFMLALAVIRNKNKTSMPILSIAFVAAVPFSQAMLGQILFVGDAVISGIYVLGFFAAAFVGLNSSSDSDKRSHLVEGMACALLIASTLSAFIAFRQWLGLSESSFELRLLGQRPYANLAQPNHLATLLLLGIASLLFLFERGWIGKTLGACIVVILMVALATTQSRTSWVAAFSLYAFWVFQGRTLRLRVSRGLGAVWLSIFFALVLLIPLVSEFLLLGGQAFGERIGGTRRLELWGMVLAAIAERPWFGYGWGQVIAAQVAIAEEYPVSGLLEYSHNLFLDLILWNGVVVGGILIVGLIWWQWQLLKASKRLETGFALLCAGLIFIHSMLEFPHAFAYFLLPAGLFVGVAEAGRRRSCSWRLGPTSWALAVLIVPFLFGRVVFEYRHYDKNEFNSRIAAARVVGFEQKELSGGFSLLSHLEALQAVKSRNLCRGMSELSLREMNDAATRYPHLSVLFRYALALFLNGREREGVKQLELVRVIHGEDYYQLATSQIVRKMSELKEGCFSMPTVTGGYDGSP; from the coding sequence TTGAGCAACCAACGCGTTCGTTTTTATTTAACCTGCATAGGGGTGATAGCGTTTTTGGCCTCCTGGATATGGCCCGTTCGCTCGCAGATTTGGAGCTCGTTTTATCAGGAGGTTCTCGCTTTTTTCGGGCTCTTTATGCTGGCCCTTGCTGTTATCCGGAACAAAAATAAAACTTCAATGCCAATTTTGAGCATTGCTTTCGTCGCCGCTGTTCCATTCTCTCAAGCGATGCTGGGACAGATTTTATTTGTTGGTGATGCGGTGATTTCTGGCATATACGTATTGGGGTTTTTTGCGGCAGCGTTTGTTGGTTTGAACTCTAGCTCTGACTCTGACAAAAGGAGTCATCTCGTCGAGGGTATGGCTTGCGCTCTTTTGATTGCGTCAACCCTTTCTGCTTTCATCGCTTTTCGCCAATGGTTGGGCTTATCCGAATCTAGCTTTGAGTTGCGGTTATTGGGTCAACGGCCTTACGCAAACTTGGCTCAGCCTAATCACTTGGCCACGTTGTTGTTGCTGGGGATCGCATCGCTCCTGTTTCTTTTTGAGCGAGGATGGATTGGGAAGACTTTGGGGGCATGCATTGTTGTTATCCTCATGGTTGCATTGGCAACGACGCAGTCACGTACCTCTTGGGTTGCGGCTTTCTCCCTGTATGCGTTCTGGGTATTCCAAGGGAGAACGCTAAGGTTGCGGGTGTCCCGAGGATTAGGGGCGGTCTGGCTCAGCATTTTTTTTGCCCTGGTTCTGCTGATTCCTCTCGTTTCTGAGTTTCTTTTGCTTGGCGGGCAAGCCTTTGGCGAGCGTATTGGGGGTACTAGGCGTCTCGAGCTCTGGGGTATGGTGCTCGCGGCTATCGCTGAGCGACCTTGGTTTGGGTATGGGTGGGGGCAAGTTATCGCTGCGCAGGTAGCTATTGCGGAGGAGTATCCCGTTTCGGGGTTGCTCGAGTATAGCCATAACCTTTTCCTTGACCTAATTCTGTGGAACGGGGTGGTTGTCGGCGGGATTTTGATCGTAGGCCTAATTTGGTGGCAGTGGCAGTTGCTCAAGGCCAGTAAACGGCTCGAAACTGGGTTTGCTTTGCTGTGTGCTGGGTTAATCTTTATCCATTCGATGCTGGAGTTCCCTCATGCTTTTGCGTACTTTTTGTTGCCTGCTGGACTATTTGTCGGGGTAGCGGAAGCTGGACGGCGTAGGTCTTGCAGTTGGAGGCTTGGCCCGACGAGTTGGGCTCTTGCGGTACTTATTGTGCCTTTCCTTTTTGGTCGGGTGGTTTTCGAATATAGACACTACGATAAAAACGAATTCAATAGCCGAATCGCAGCAGCGAGGGTCGTGGGTTTTGAGCAAAAAGAGCTCTCGGGCGGTTTCTCTTTGTTGTCCCATCTAGAGGCTTTGCAGGCGGTTAAAAGCCGTAATCTGTGCCGGGGAATGTCGGAGCTAAGTTTGCGAGAAATGAATGATGCCGCAACAAGATATCCCCACCTTTCCGTATTATTTCGATATGCTCTGGCGCTCTTTTTGAACGGGCGTGAGAGGGAGGGGGTAAAGCAACTGGAGTTGGTTCGTGTGATTCATGGCGAAGATTACTATCAACTAGCCACCTCGCAGATCGTTCGTAAGATGAGTGAGCTCAAAGAAGGGTGTTTTTCGATGCCTACAGTTACCGGGGGTTACGATGGGTCGCCCTAA
- a CDS encoding pilin — protein sequence MMKNNQAQNGFTLIELMIVVAIIGILAAIAIPAYQDYISKSKATAALADIAAGKTSYELTFTSEGADAISSPAAIGLASGSGNCTTISVTKPGTNGSATGAIKCDIKNPGRLGTSASIQLNRTAAGLYECSASVSDAKYLPSGCSKS from the coding sequence ATGATGAAAAACAACCAGGCACAGAACGGTTTCACCCTGATTGAATTGATGATTGTTGTAGCGATCATCGGTATTCTGGCTGCGATCGCGATTCCGGCCTATCAGGATTACATCTCCAAGTCTAAGGCGACTGCTGCCCTGGCTGACATCGCTGCAGGTAAGACAAGCTACGAGCTGACTTTTACCTCTGAAGGTGCAGATGCTATCAGTAGTCCCGCTGCTATCGGTTTGGCCTCCGGCTCTGGGAATTGCACAACTATCAGCGTAACCAAACCTGGAACTAATGGTTCTGCTACTGGTGCGATCAAGTGCGACATTAAGAATCCAGGGCGTCTCGGTACCAGCGCATCGATTCAGCTCAACCGCACGGCGGCTGGTCTGTATGAGTGCTCAGCAAGCGTTTCTGATGCAAAATACCTGCCTTCTGGCTGTTCTAAGTCTTAA